A region from the Takifugu rubripes chromosome 22, fTakRub1.2, whole genome shotgun sequence genome encodes:
- the LOC101063165 gene encoding contactin-associated protein-like 4 isoform X1 codes for MVLWTKTAAGIILTAALLLSRTTSEEECDGALLANLPPSSFRSSSQLSSSHAPSFARLNRRDGAGGWSPLASDRYQWLEVSLGERTKVTAVATQGRYGSSDWLTSYLLMFSDTGHNWKQYRQEDSLGSFPGNSNADSVVQYKLQQPVIARFLRLIPLGWNPNGRIGLRLEAYGCPYTSDLVSLEGGGLAYRLNPEPRLAHGDAVSVKFKTVRNSGILLHAEGEGGPGLSLELHRGRLQLLLTQERTPSSEPRRLASLGSLLDDQHWHHLVMVWHNSRLNLTVDKHTEAVHIPAEFSHRKLLELNVGAIQESQKPKRGFHGCLENLLYNNLNLIELAKRRAPQVSMVGNVTFSCEEPVSVAVTFPGPQSFLQLPRGTTSSTDSTTVGFQFRTWNRAGLLLTFALRQDGGVVWLYLSEARLRLQIHKAGRVLLELSAGSALSDGQWHPVELSSRRGRLTVFVDNDEGGAAHASVSIAAGSQLFFGGCPEGESEDCKNTFSRFQGCMRLLSIDSQPVDFMMVQQRLLGNYSHLQMDMCGITDRCSPSPCEHGGRCTQSWTGFHCNCSDSGYSGATCHSSAYERSCEAYKHAGSTSGHFYIDVDGSGPIGPQLVYCNMTEENTWMIIQHNNTALTKLRPSPGLNHLSVHFDFLTEEEQLSAAIGQSEHCEQELSYRCRKSRLLNTPALCLAEGSPFSWWVGGPGPGRLQSYWGGAQPGSQQCACGLQGDCVDPQHYCNCDANRAEWAEDSGLLTHKESLPVRSLVLGDIHRPESEAAYRVGPLRCHGDKNFWNAAFFDRETSYLHFPTFHGELSADISFLFKTTASSGVFLENLGIKDFIRIELSSSSQVLFSFDVGNGPLEVRVSSTVPLNDNRWHRVRAERNIKEASLRLDDLAPATQEAPADGHFHLQLNSQLFIGGTASRQKGFRGCIRSLQLNGVTLDLEERASITPGVRPGCPGHCSSYGSFCQNHGRCVEHEAGFHCDCGPSAYAGVFCQTEVSASFQSGTSVSYTIQEPPEFTRNSSIAPSSIHSDVSLRGENVSLSFRTFQSPAVLFYVGSFYREYLAVLVHAHDNLELRYKLDGSRDADVLRSRAKNLADGRLHSVSIRRRSASVSLQVDQEAVEEFNLTSDGEFRAVKSLVLGRVEEADESDPELARVASLGFTGCLSVVRFNSINPLKAALLHPDRSPVVVTGPLVRSGCGSSASANTDAADDAPLLPDQSGSLGSGQPLVNAVRTDSALIGGVIAVAIFVMVAGLAIAGRFLYRRKETYRNQEVKAVKQEDSPDFPFSSRATSQNTSEENTKEYFI; via the exons AGGAGTGTGACGGCGCGCTGTTGGCCAACCTACCGCCGTCGTCCTTCAGGAGCTCCTCCCAGCTGTCCAGCAGCCACGCGCCGAGCTTCGCCAGACTCAACAGGAGAGACG GAGCCGGAGGCTGGTCTCCTCTTGCCTCCGACAGGTACCAGTGGCTGGAGGTGAGCCTGGGCGAGCGGACCAAGGTCACGGCGGTGGCCACGCAGGGCCGCTACGGCAGCTCCGACTGGCTGACCTCCTACCTGCTGATGTTCAGCGACACGGGACACAACTGGAAACAGtacaggcaggaggacagttTAGGG TCTTTTCCAGGAAACAGTAACGCCGACAGCGTTGTCCAGTACAAGCTGCAGCAGCCGGTCATAGCTCGCTTCCTCCGGCTCATTCCTCTGGGCTGGAACCCCAACGGGAGGATCGGACTTCGGCTGGAGGCGTACGGATGTCCTTACA cCTCCGACCTCGTCAGTCTGGAGGGCGGCGGCCTGGCGTACAGGCTGAATCCTGAGCCGAGGCTGGCGCACGGAGACGCCGTCTCTGTCAAGTTTAAAACCGTGAGGAATTCTGGGATACTGCTGCacgcagagggagagggaggaccCGGCCTCAGCCTGGAGCTACACAGAGGacgactgcagctgctgctcacacaag AAAGGACGCCATCCTCAGAACCCCGACGCCTGGCTTCCCTGGGGAGCCTGCTGGACGACCAGCACTGGCACCATTTGGTGATGGTGTGGCACAACTCTCGCCTGAACCTCACTGTCGATAAACACACAGAAGCGGTTCACATCCCCGCAGAGTTCAGCCACCGGAAGCTCCTGGAG CTGAATGTTGGAGCGATCCAGGAATCTCAGAAACCAAAGAGGGGCTTTCACGGGTGTCTGGAAAACCTGCTTTACAACAACCTCAACCTGATAGAACTGGCCAAACGTAGAGCTCCCCAGGTCTCCATGGTG gGCAATGTGACCTTCTCTTGTGAAGAGCCGGTTTCCGTTGCCGTGACGTTCCCCGGCCCCCAGAGCTTCCTCCAGTTGCCCAGAGGGACGACGTCTTCCACGGACAGCACGACGGTGGGGTTCCAGTTCAGGACGTGGAACAGGGCGGGGCTTCTGCTCACCTTTGCGCTGCGTCAGGATGGGGGCGTGGTCTGGCTGTACCTGAGCGaggccagactgaggctgcagatccACAAAGCTGGgagggttctgctggagctcAGTGCAG GTTCTGCCCTGAGTGATGGACAGTGGCATCCTGTAGAGCTGAGCTCAAGACGAGGACGTCTGACCGTCTTTGTGGATAATGACGAAGGCGGCGCGGCTCACGCCAGCGTCTCCATTGCAGCAGGAAGTCAGCTCTTCTTTGGTG GTTGTCCTGAAGGTGAATCTGAGGACTGTAAAAACACCTTCAGCAGGTTTCAGGGCTGCATGCGCCTCCTGAGTATTGACAGCCAGCCGGTCGACTTCATGATGGtgcagcagaggctgctgggaaattACAGCCACCTGCAAATGGACATGTGCGGCATCACTGACAG GTGTTCCCCCAGTCCCTGCGAACACGGCGGCCGCTGCACTCAGTCCTGGACCGGCTTCCACTGCAACTGCTCCGACAGCGGCTACAGCGGCGCCACCTGCCACAGCT CTGCGTACGAGCGCTCCTGCGAGGCGTACAAACACGCCGGCAGCACGTCGGGACACTTCTACATCGACGTGGACGGCAGCGGGCCGATCGGGCCGCAGCTGGTCTACTGCAACATGACGG AAGAGAACACGTGGATGATAATCCAGCACAACAACACGGCGCTCACCAAGCTGCGGCCGTCTCCGGGTCTGAACCACCTTTCGGTTCACTTTGACTTCCTCACTGAAGAGGAGCAGCTGTCGGCTGCCATCGGCCAGTCGGAGCACTGTGAGCAAGAGCTGTCCTACCGCTGCAGGAAGTCCCGCCTCCTCAACACCCCAG CTTTGTGCCTTGCAGAGGGTTCTCCGTTCAGCTGGTGGGTCGGGGGTCCCGGTCCTGGTCGGCTGCAGTCTTACTGGGGCGGCGCCCAGCCGGGCAGCCAGCAGTGCGCCTGCGGCCTGCAGGGCGACTGCGTGGACCCGCAGCACTACTGCAACTGCGACGCCAACAGAGCGGAGTG GGCCGAAGACTCGGGCCTGCTCACCCATAAGGAGAGTCTCCCAGTGCGCTCGCTGGTTCTGGGTGACATCCACAGGCCGGAGTCAGAGGCCGCCTACAGGGTGGGACCGCTGCGTTGTCACGGAGACA AGAACTTCTGGAACGCCGCGTTTTTCGACAGGGAGACGTCGTACCTGCACTTCCCCACCTTCCACGGGGAGCTGAGCGCAgacatctccttcctgttcaaaACCACGGCCTCCTCCGGAGTCTTCCTGGAAAACCTGGGAATCAAGGACTTCATCCGGATCGAGCTGAGCT CCTCCTCTCAGGTGCTTTTCTCCTTCGACGTGGGCAACGGTCCTCTGGAGGTCCGCGTCAGCTCGACGGTCCCGCTCAACGACAACCGGTGGCACCGAGTCCGGGCCGAGAGGAACATCAAGGAGGCGTCGCTTCGACTGGACGACCTGGCTCCGGCCACACAGGAAGCTCCCGCTGACGGGcacttccacctgcagctcaacagcCAGCTGTTCATAG gaGGCACCGCGTCCAGGCAGAAGGGCTTCCGGGGCTGCATCCGCTCGCTGCAGCTGAACGGGGTCAcgctggacctggaggagagggcGAGCATCACACCGGGGGTCCGACCCGGCTGCCCGGGTCACTGCAGCAGCTACGGCTCCTTCTGCCAGAACCACGGCCGCTGCGTGGAGCACGAAGCTGGTTTCCACTGTGACTGTGGGCCCTCGGCCTACGCTGGGGTCTTCTGTCAGACAG AGGTCTCAGCCAGCTTCCAGTCAGGAACGTCGGTGAGCTACACCATCCAGGAACCTCCAGAGTTCACGAGGAACAGCAGCATCGCTCCGTCCTCGATCCATTCTGACGTCTCGCTCCGAGGAGAGAACGTGTCCCTGAGCTTCAGGACGTTCCAGAGTCCAGCCGTGCTCTTCTACGTGGGCTCGTTCTACAGGGAGTACCTCGCCGTGCTCGTCCACGCGCAcg ATAATCTGGAGCTGAGGTACAAACTGGACGGCAGCAGAGACGCGGACGTGTTGAGGAGCCGAGCGAAGAACCTGGCTGACGGACGACTGCACAGCGTCAGCATCAGGAGGCGCTCGGCGTCCGTGTCCCTGCAG GTGGACCAGGAGGCCGTAGAAGAATTCAACCTGACGTCCGATGGAGAATTCAGAGCCGTCAAGTCGCTGGTCCTGGGCAGAGTTGAGG AAGCCGATGAGTCGGACCCAGAACTGGCCCGCGTGGCCTCGCTCGGCTTCACCggctgcctctctgttgtccGCTTTAACTCCATCAACCCGCTGAAAGCGGCGCTGCTCCACCCGGACCGCAGCCCCGTGGTCGTCACCGGGCCTTTGGTGCGGTCCGGCTGCGGCTCCTCGGCTTCAGCCAACACCGACGCAGCGGACGACGCCCCCCTCCTGCCAG ATCAGTCGGGATCTTTGGGTTCGGGTCAGCCTTTAGTCAATGCCGTCAGGACTGACTCGGCTCTGATTGGAG GCGTCATCGCCGTGGCGATCTTTGTGATGGTGGCGGGCCTGGCGATAGCCGGCCGGTTCCTCTACCGGAGAAAAGAGACGTATCGGAACCAGGAAGTGAAGGctgtcaaacaggaagacagCCCGGATTTCCCGTTCAGCAGCCGGGCCACATCCCAGAACAcctcagaggaaaacacaaaggAGTATTTTATCTAG
- the LOC101063165 gene encoding contactin-associated protein-like 4 isoform X3: MVLWTKTAAGIILTAALLLSRTTSEEECDGALLANLPPSSFRSSSQLSSSHAPSFARLNRRDGAGGWSPLASDRYQWLEVSLGERTKVTAVATQGRYGSSDWLTSYLLMFSDTGHNWKQYRQEDSLGSFPGNSNADSVVQYKLQQPVIARFLRLIPLGWNPNGRIGLRLEAYGCPYTSDLVSLEGGGLAYRLNPEPRLAHGDAVSVKFKTVRNSGILLHAEGEGGPGLSLELHRGRLQLLLTQERTPSSEPRRLASLGSLLDDQHWHHLVMVWHNSRLNLTVDKHTEAVHIPAEFSHRKLLELNVGAIQESQKPKRGFHGCLENLLYNNLNLIELAKRRAPQVSMVGNVTFSCEEPVSVAVTFPGPQSFLQLPRGTTSSTDSTTVGFQFRTWNRAGLLLTFALRQDGGVVWLYLSEARLRLQIHKAGRVLLELSAGSALSDGQWHPVELSSRRGRLTVFVDNDEGGAAHASVSIAAGSQLFFGGCPEGESEDCKNTFSRFQGCMRLLSIDSQPVDFMMVQQRLLGNYSHLQMDMCGITDRCSPSPCEHGGRCTQSWTGFHCNCSDSGYSGATCHSSAYERSCEAYKHAGSTSGHFYIDVDGSGPIGPQLVYCNMTEENTWMIIQHNNTALTKLRPSPGLNHLSVHFDFLTEEEQLSAAIGQSEHCEQELSYRCRKSRLLNTPALCLAEGSPFSWWVGGPGPGRLQSYWGGAQPGSQQCACGLQGDCVDPQHYCNCDANRAEWAEDSGLLTHKESLPVRSLVLGDIHRPESEAAYRVGPLRCHGDKNFWNAAFFDRETSYLHFPTFHGELSADISFLFKTTASSGVFLENLGIKDFIRIELSSSSQVLFSFDVGNGPLEVRVSSTVPLNDNRWHRVRAERNIKEASLRLDDLAPATQEAPADGHFHLQLNSQLFIGGTASRQKGFRGCIRSLQLNGVTLDLEERASITPGVRPGCPGHCSSYGSFCQNHGRCVEHEAGFHCDCGPSAYAGVFCQTEVSASFQSGTSVSYTIQEPPEFTRNSSIAPSSIHSDVSLRGENVSLSFRTFQSPAVLFYVGSFYREYLAVLVHAHDNLELRYKLDGSRDADVLRSRAKNLADGRLHSVSIRRRSASVSLQVDQEAVEEFNLTSDGEFRAVKSLVLGRVEEADESDPELARVASLGFTGCLSVVRFNSINPLKAALLHPDRSPVVVTGPLVRSGCGSSASANTDAADDAPLLPGVIAVAIFVMVAGLAIAGRFLYRRKETYRNQEVKAVKQEDSPDFPFSSRATSQNTSEENTKEYFI; encoded by the exons AGGAGTGTGACGGCGCGCTGTTGGCCAACCTACCGCCGTCGTCCTTCAGGAGCTCCTCCCAGCTGTCCAGCAGCCACGCGCCGAGCTTCGCCAGACTCAACAGGAGAGACG GAGCCGGAGGCTGGTCTCCTCTTGCCTCCGACAGGTACCAGTGGCTGGAGGTGAGCCTGGGCGAGCGGACCAAGGTCACGGCGGTGGCCACGCAGGGCCGCTACGGCAGCTCCGACTGGCTGACCTCCTACCTGCTGATGTTCAGCGACACGGGACACAACTGGAAACAGtacaggcaggaggacagttTAGGG TCTTTTCCAGGAAACAGTAACGCCGACAGCGTTGTCCAGTACAAGCTGCAGCAGCCGGTCATAGCTCGCTTCCTCCGGCTCATTCCTCTGGGCTGGAACCCCAACGGGAGGATCGGACTTCGGCTGGAGGCGTACGGATGTCCTTACA cCTCCGACCTCGTCAGTCTGGAGGGCGGCGGCCTGGCGTACAGGCTGAATCCTGAGCCGAGGCTGGCGCACGGAGACGCCGTCTCTGTCAAGTTTAAAACCGTGAGGAATTCTGGGATACTGCTGCacgcagagggagagggaggaccCGGCCTCAGCCTGGAGCTACACAGAGGacgactgcagctgctgctcacacaag AAAGGACGCCATCCTCAGAACCCCGACGCCTGGCTTCCCTGGGGAGCCTGCTGGACGACCAGCACTGGCACCATTTGGTGATGGTGTGGCACAACTCTCGCCTGAACCTCACTGTCGATAAACACACAGAAGCGGTTCACATCCCCGCAGAGTTCAGCCACCGGAAGCTCCTGGAG CTGAATGTTGGAGCGATCCAGGAATCTCAGAAACCAAAGAGGGGCTTTCACGGGTGTCTGGAAAACCTGCTTTACAACAACCTCAACCTGATAGAACTGGCCAAACGTAGAGCTCCCCAGGTCTCCATGGTG gGCAATGTGACCTTCTCTTGTGAAGAGCCGGTTTCCGTTGCCGTGACGTTCCCCGGCCCCCAGAGCTTCCTCCAGTTGCCCAGAGGGACGACGTCTTCCACGGACAGCACGACGGTGGGGTTCCAGTTCAGGACGTGGAACAGGGCGGGGCTTCTGCTCACCTTTGCGCTGCGTCAGGATGGGGGCGTGGTCTGGCTGTACCTGAGCGaggccagactgaggctgcagatccACAAAGCTGGgagggttctgctggagctcAGTGCAG GTTCTGCCCTGAGTGATGGACAGTGGCATCCTGTAGAGCTGAGCTCAAGACGAGGACGTCTGACCGTCTTTGTGGATAATGACGAAGGCGGCGCGGCTCACGCCAGCGTCTCCATTGCAGCAGGAAGTCAGCTCTTCTTTGGTG GTTGTCCTGAAGGTGAATCTGAGGACTGTAAAAACACCTTCAGCAGGTTTCAGGGCTGCATGCGCCTCCTGAGTATTGACAGCCAGCCGGTCGACTTCATGATGGtgcagcagaggctgctgggaaattACAGCCACCTGCAAATGGACATGTGCGGCATCACTGACAG GTGTTCCCCCAGTCCCTGCGAACACGGCGGCCGCTGCACTCAGTCCTGGACCGGCTTCCACTGCAACTGCTCCGACAGCGGCTACAGCGGCGCCACCTGCCACAGCT CTGCGTACGAGCGCTCCTGCGAGGCGTACAAACACGCCGGCAGCACGTCGGGACACTTCTACATCGACGTGGACGGCAGCGGGCCGATCGGGCCGCAGCTGGTCTACTGCAACATGACGG AAGAGAACACGTGGATGATAATCCAGCACAACAACACGGCGCTCACCAAGCTGCGGCCGTCTCCGGGTCTGAACCACCTTTCGGTTCACTTTGACTTCCTCACTGAAGAGGAGCAGCTGTCGGCTGCCATCGGCCAGTCGGAGCACTGTGAGCAAGAGCTGTCCTACCGCTGCAGGAAGTCCCGCCTCCTCAACACCCCAG CTTTGTGCCTTGCAGAGGGTTCTCCGTTCAGCTGGTGGGTCGGGGGTCCCGGTCCTGGTCGGCTGCAGTCTTACTGGGGCGGCGCCCAGCCGGGCAGCCAGCAGTGCGCCTGCGGCCTGCAGGGCGACTGCGTGGACCCGCAGCACTACTGCAACTGCGACGCCAACAGAGCGGAGTG GGCCGAAGACTCGGGCCTGCTCACCCATAAGGAGAGTCTCCCAGTGCGCTCGCTGGTTCTGGGTGACATCCACAGGCCGGAGTCAGAGGCCGCCTACAGGGTGGGACCGCTGCGTTGTCACGGAGACA AGAACTTCTGGAACGCCGCGTTTTTCGACAGGGAGACGTCGTACCTGCACTTCCCCACCTTCCACGGGGAGCTGAGCGCAgacatctccttcctgttcaaaACCACGGCCTCCTCCGGAGTCTTCCTGGAAAACCTGGGAATCAAGGACTTCATCCGGATCGAGCTGAGCT CCTCCTCTCAGGTGCTTTTCTCCTTCGACGTGGGCAACGGTCCTCTGGAGGTCCGCGTCAGCTCGACGGTCCCGCTCAACGACAACCGGTGGCACCGAGTCCGGGCCGAGAGGAACATCAAGGAGGCGTCGCTTCGACTGGACGACCTGGCTCCGGCCACACAGGAAGCTCCCGCTGACGGGcacttccacctgcagctcaacagcCAGCTGTTCATAG gaGGCACCGCGTCCAGGCAGAAGGGCTTCCGGGGCTGCATCCGCTCGCTGCAGCTGAACGGGGTCAcgctggacctggaggagagggcGAGCATCACACCGGGGGTCCGACCCGGCTGCCCGGGTCACTGCAGCAGCTACGGCTCCTTCTGCCAGAACCACGGCCGCTGCGTGGAGCACGAAGCTGGTTTCCACTGTGACTGTGGGCCCTCGGCCTACGCTGGGGTCTTCTGTCAGACAG AGGTCTCAGCCAGCTTCCAGTCAGGAACGTCGGTGAGCTACACCATCCAGGAACCTCCAGAGTTCACGAGGAACAGCAGCATCGCTCCGTCCTCGATCCATTCTGACGTCTCGCTCCGAGGAGAGAACGTGTCCCTGAGCTTCAGGACGTTCCAGAGTCCAGCCGTGCTCTTCTACGTGGGCTCGTTCTACAGGGAGTACCTCGCCGTGCTCGTCCACGCGCAcg ATAATCTGGAGCTGAGGTACAAACTGGACGGCAGCAGAGACGCGGACGTGTTGAGGAGCCGAGCGAAGAACCTGGCTGACGGACGACTGCACAGCGTCAGCATCAGGAGGCGCTCGGCGTCCGTGTCCCTGCAG GTGGACCAGGAGGCCGTAGAAGAATTCAACCTGACGTCCGATGGAGAATTCAGAGCCGTCAAGTCGCTGGTCCTGGGCAGAGTTGAGG AAGCCGATGAGTCGGACCCAGAACTGGCCCGCGTGGCCTCGCTCGGCTTCACCggctgcctctctgttgtccGCTTTAACTCCATCAACCCGCTGAAAGCGGCGCTGCTCCACCCGGACCGCAGCCCCGTGGTCGTCACCGGGCCTTTGGTGCGGTCCGGCTGCGGCTCCTCGGCTTCAGCCAACACCGACGCAGCGGACGACGCCCCCCTCCTGCCAG GCGTCATCGCCGTGGCGATCTTTGTGATGGTGGCGGGCCTGGCGATAGCCGGCCGGTTCCTCTACCGGAGAAAAGAGACGTATCGGAACCAGGAAGTGAAGGctgtcaaacaggaagacagCCCGGATTTCCCGTTCAGCAGCCGGGCCACATCCCAGAACAcctcagaggaaaacacaaaggAGTATTTTATCTAG